One Desulfomonile tiedjei genomic window, CCTCGCAACATAGCATCAATCGGCCTATGACGACAGGATAGAACGGTGCTCGCCTCATTCCTGGAACAGCTTGCCCGCCGCGAAAACTTTGAGTGGAAACTGGTCCACCACGAAGTCCTGCCCGCGAAGCCACCTGAATTCGGGCAACTGCCTCCTGAGCTGCACCCGCAAGTGGTGGAGTTGATCAGGTCTTTCGGGATAGCATCGCCCTACTCGCATCAGGCCGAGGCCATCAGGCTTTCGTTGAGTGGCAAGAACGTTGTCCTGTCCACCAATACGGCCAGCGGCAAGACCCTGGCATATCAAGCGCCTGTCATAGACCGCCTCATCAAGGACCCCGAAGCTACCGCGCTTTTTCTGTTTCCGTTGAAAGCGTTAGAGAGAGATCAGAGAGACGCTTTCATTTCCCTGGCCGGCGACTCGGGCCTGAGCGCCGCGGTGTACGACGGGGACACCCCGGATTCGGAACGTCGTAAGATCAAGAGCCACCCTCCCCGTGTGCTTATTACCAACCCGGACATGCTCCACCTGGGGCTCCTGGCTTATCACGATTCTTGGAAGCAGTTCTTCGGCCACCTTGCTTGCGTGGTCCTGGACGAGGTTCACGCGTACAAAGGTATTTTCGGCAGCCACATATCGCAGGTGATCCTGCGGGTGCGCCGCGTGTGCGAATTCTACGGCTCGCGTCCACGCTTCATGGCCTGTTCGGCCACGGTGGCAAACCCTGGACAATTCGTGTCCAGGCTGATCGGCGAGGATGTCGCGGTCGTCAATAGTTCCGGCGCGCCATCTTCCGAGCGGCATTTTCTGTTCGTTAACCCTATTCTGAGCCCGTACACCGTGACTGCGCGACTCTTTACCCGAGCGCTCGCCTTGGGATTGAAAACCATCGTGTTTACCAGGGCACGCAAAATCACCGAACTCATCACCACGTGGGTAATGCAGGAATCCCCGCACTTGAGAGGCCGGATCAGCTCGTATCGCGCGGGCTTCCTGCCAGAAGAGCGCCGCGAAATTGAAACCAAACTCTTTTCCGGGAAAATGGACGGTGTGATCTCCACTTCAGCCCTGGAAATGGGAATAGATGTGGGAGGGCTGGACCTTTGCCTGCTGGTCGGATATCCCGGCACAATCATAAACACCTGGCAAAGAGGAGGAAGGGTCGGCCGAGGAGCAAGACCCAGCGCTATTGTCCTGATTGCGGGCAATGACGCGCTCGACCAATATTTCTTGAGGAATCCCTCGGACTTCTTTGGGAGGAACTGCGAAGAAGCGATCCTCGATCCTCTGAACAGCGAGGTCTTGAAGCGGCACATCCCTTGCGCCGCGGCCGAGAGACCCATAGCGCCCGAAGAGAAATGGGCTCAGCAACCGGAAGTTCAGCAGGTTCTGGAAGAACTGGAAGAAGCGGGGTCGCTCTATAAAGCAGCGATGGACGATTCCTGGCACTCCGTTTCCAGGCGGCCCCATTATGGAGTGGACCTGAGGAGCATCGGAGATTCTTATGCCATATTCCTCGAAGACGGCAAAACCCTGATCGGAAGCTCTTCCGGCGCACGCGCTTTCACGGAATGCCACGAAGGTGCGGTCTATCTTCACAGGGCGAAACATTACCTGGTTACAAAATTGGACCTGGAACGCCGAAACGTGCTGGTTCGGGCGGCAAAGCTTCAGTACTACACGCGCGCGCTTGCCGAGAAGGATACCAAAATACTCGGCGCGCCAATCAGGCAACAGGAATTCCCCGGATTTGTCATTCGAGAGGCTAGGCTCAAGGTTACCGAAAGAATAGTCGCGTACGAAAAACGCCGAACATCGGGCCAGGAGAAAATCGGCACTGTGGATCTTGACCTGCCTCCGTTGCACTTCGAGACCGTGGGCATCTGGATAGAAATCCCCGACCAGGTAAAGGAAACGATCAAGAAGATGGGCTTGCACTTCATGGGCGGCATACACGCAATGGAGCACGCGGCGATATCCATGTTCCCACTCTTCGCACTTTGCGACAGGGATGACATTGGCGGTATCAGCACCCCCGAGCATGAACAAGTCTGCCGTGCGGCGGTCTTCATCTACGACGGACATCCGGGTGGAGTGGGGCTCGCGCACCGGGCTTTCGACGTAATCGAAGAGCTGCTGGAAAAGACGCGACTCCTTGTCGAGAAGTGCCCGTGCGAAGACGGATGCCCGTCCTGCATTCATTCCCCCAAGTGCGGCTCAGGCAATCAGCCGTTGGACAAGAAGGCCTGCCTGGCAACACTTGAATTCCTTCTGAAGCCGGAAAAGATGCGGTCGGTTCCGGTGGTCAAGCGGTCTTCGAGCAAGGCAATTTTCCCGGATCTGGCCAGGGCCGCGGGAGGAAAACCGTTCACCGAAACCGAGGTTATAGCAGCCAGCAATTCCCGAGAGGGAGCAAGCGCCGGCGATGATGCCGAATTCGCATCTACAGAGGTAGGCTCCGGGAAACCGTCTCAAAACCCTAAAAAGGATACAATTCCGGGTAGGGGCGCTTCGAGAAGCGCCCTGATTTCGGGCGGTTCACGAACCGCCCCTACCGACAGGCCGGTAAAACCCTCAACCCTGAGACAGTTTCCCGGTGCCTGCCCTGGGCGGGCGCAGGGACCCGCCCCCACGTCTGGTTCATCGGCTCCCCGCAATAGGCCCACCGGTCCAAACACGTCACCAGGTTTGGGAAAAAATGAAAACAGTCCCCTCTCCCCCCGGGAGAGGGACAGGGTGAGGGCTCTCCATTCCAGTCAGGGCCCGGATCAGTCAGAGGGATCGGAGGCGGAGAGCGAACAATTGGCAAGCCCCAAGAAAAGAATCGTGGTCTTCGACCTGGAAACCCAGAAGTTGGCCCACGAGGT contains:
- a CDS encoding DEAD/DEAH box helicase, which codes for MLASFLEQLARRENFEWKLVHHEVLPAKPPEFGQLPPELHPQVVELIRSFGIASPYSHQAEAIRLSLSGKNVVLSTNTASGKTLAYQAPVIDRLIKDPEATALFLFPLKALERDQRDAFISLAGDSGLSAAVYDGDTPDSERRKIKSHPPRVLITNPDMLHLGLLAYHDSWKQFFGHLACVVLDEVHAYKGIFGSHISQVILRVRRVCEFYGSRPRFMACSATVANPGQFVSRLIGEDVAVVNSSGAPSSERHFLFVNPILSPYTVTARLFTRALALGLKTIVFTRARKITELITTWVMQESPHLRGRISSYRAGFLPEERREIETKLFSGKMDGVISTSALEMGIDVGGLDLCLLVGYPGTIINTWQRGGRVGRGARPSAIVLIAGNDALDQYFLRNPSDFFGRNCEEAILDPLNSEVLKRHIPCAAAERPIAPEEKWAQQPEVQQVLEELEEAGSLYKAAMDDSWHSVSRRPHYGVDLRSIGDSYAIFLEDGKTLIGSSSGARAFTECHEGAVYLHRAKHYLVTKLDLERRNVLVRAAKLQYYTRALAEKDTKILGAPIRQQEFPGFVIREARLKVTERIVAYEKRRTSGQEKIGTVDLDLPPLHFETVGIWIEIPDQVKETIKKMGLHFMGGIHAMEHAAISMFPLFALCDRDDIGGISTPEHEQVCRAAVFIYDGHPGGVGLAHRAFDVIEELLEKTRLLVEKCPCEDGCPSCIHSPKCGSGNQPLDKKACLATLEFLLKPEKMRSVPVVKRSSSKAIFPDLARAAGGKPFTETEVIAASNSREGASAGDDAEFASTEVGSGKPSQNPKKDTIPGRGASRSALISGGSRTAPTDRPVKPSTLRQFPGACPGRAQGPAPTSGSSAPRNRPTGPNTSPGLGKNENSPLSPRERDRVRALHSSQGPDQSEGSEAESEQLASPKKRIVVFDLETQKLAHEVGGWKNISAMRMSVGVTYSDDEGFLTFSEDNVAGLISVLRAADLVVGFNHIRFDYEVLRAYSSENLRALPNLDMLQEVEAALGHRLSLDHLAKFTLDSKKKGDGLDAARWFKEGKMDLLAEYCREDVRITRDLYLFGLTNGFLLYQKKDLTKARIKVKW